The genomic DNA TCACCTTGCTCGATGGGCTTGGTGGGCTTGAACAGCCGTGAAAGAACACGGCTGCGACAATTGCAAGTTTCGCAAGAGCGAGATCCGACTGAATTCGATGACCAGACATTGTAGGGCTCGCCATGCTCTCCTAGAACTCCACCTGTACCAGACTAGGTGCCACGACTTTCGCTCTCAACTCTCGGCCCGAATCAAGATTGGCAACCATAATGGTCTGTCCGACTTGGCCGCTTGATTTTGTGATGCCATAGGTCTGAATCGACAGACCTCCTCGACGCGCCTCGATCATGACCCGATCCCCCTTCTTCACCACAAGGGGAAGCTTCACAAACGTTGGTCGCAATGGGGTATCAGGGGGTAATGGTCGTGCAGCGCTCTTGCCGATTACCTCATCACGATCCGTCAGAAACGGATGATTCCACTGGTGGATTCGAATACGCGCGGTCTTGAGATCTGCGTCGTCGATCAGCTCCTCCGTCTTCAACAGTCGTGCGGGCACGATGGCGTCGATCATCGCCGATACATCCGCCAACACCTGAATGGTCTTCCACGCTTTTCCGCCCACTGTAACCGCCACTGGGAAGACCCGCCTCCCTAGGCCATCGTCGGAACCAGTCGACAATACTTGAAACTCGATAATTCCCGGCGGTACAGAAATCGGTTCAGCAGGATCGAGCACCGCCACCGTGATCGTCCTCACTTTATGAGACCAGGCATGCTCCAAATATTGATGAATCGCCCCCTGCAGCAGTTCGGCCTTGAGCTCCTGCATCGTGGGTCTTTCACGCTCCTTCTCCACAGATCGCATCTCATGTCCCGCATTCACCGGTGTGACGGTGCGTGTGTCGACTCGTGTCCCGGCTGAGGCCACAGAAGTCCAGCTCAAACACCCCACCCAGAGCGACATGAGAACGATCCCGACCTTCACCATACTACCCCTCACTATCGACGAAGATTATTGGCGATGGACATCATCTCGTCTGAGGCTTGAATCGTCTTCGAATTGATCTCATAGCTTCGCTGGGCGATGATCATATTGACCATCTCCTCAGCAAGGTTGACATTCGAGCTCTCCAAGAATCCCTGTTGAATCGTGCCGAACCCGGTCGTGAAACCGCCGGTTCCTTGTGTGGGAGGACCCGATGCAAAACTATCGATGAACAGGTTGTTCCCCATCGCCACCAAACCCGAAGGATTGTCGAACCGGGTCAGCTGAATCTGACCAACTTGTGAGGCTTGAGTCACACCCGGAAGCAACACCGACACGGTACCATCCTGACCGATATCCACCTTGAGCGCACCGGATGGAATCGTAATGACTGGATTCAGAAGATCGCCGTCACCGGTGACGAGGTTCCCGACGTTGTCTCGCTTGAATGAGCCATTCCTGGTGTACATGATGGTGCCGTCAGGACGGGACACTTGGAAAAATCCGTTACCATCGATCGCCAGATCCGTCTCGTTATTCGTTTGACGCATATTCCCTTGCAGCCATTCTTTTGCCACGGTGGTCGGACGAACCCCGGTCCCAACCTGAATCCCAACGGGGAAGACGCCGACATTCGATGCGTTCGTGCCCGGGAGTCGTTGGATTTGATAGACCAGGTCAGCAAACTCCGCCCGGCTTCGCTTAAAGGAATTCGTGTTCACGTTGGCAAGGTTGTGCGCAATGGTATCGACATTGATCTGTTGCGCCGTCATCCCCGTCGCGGCTGTCCACATAGCACGAATCATTGTTTCTCTCCCCTACCTTGGTGATTCATACAGATCAAACTTGCGGCACTCTGCACGCTATCCCTATGCGACTCGCCCAATGTCTTGAATGGCCACTTCAGCCATGCGATCGAGTGTTTGAATGAGTTTTTGTGCAGACTCATAACTCCGCATCCCCTCAATCATCTTCACCATTTCACCGATGGAATTGACGTTCGATTCCTCGATATGTCCGGCCAGAATCTGCGGATTCTTGACTGGCTTGCCTTTATCAGACGTGAACAGCCCTTCGGCAGACTTGACCGGCATCGCCTCATCGGGAAAATCCATGATCTTAATTGTCGCCACTGGTTTCTCGTCCACTCTGATATCGCCTTGAGGAGTGATTTCCAACTTCCCGGCAGGAATCTTGATTTCCCCTTTTGATCCCATCACAGGATAGCCCAGCCCATTCACCAACCTGCGTTGATTGTCCAGTGACAGCATGCCGTTCCTGGTGTAACGAACCCCTTGAGGCGTCTCGACTTCCAAGAACCCTCTCCCCTGAATCGCGAGATCCAGCGGATTGCCGGTCAGCCGGATGCGACCCGCTTCGAACGTCGTTTTCATCGTGTGCGGCGCAACGAACGCACGTTCCGTCGCTCCAAATGGTCTGGCCACGATCTGCTGTGCTAATCCTGCACTCTGGCTAATCGTTGGAATCACGGCTTGGTATCTGGGAAAGATTGCTTGGAAGGCCTGCTCGTCCTGCTTGAAGCCGGCCGTATTCACATTCGCCATATTGTTGGCAAAGACTTGCATCCGCCGCTCATGCGCCAACGCGCCCGATAGAATTGGATAAATGCCACGATTCATCTGGATAACTCCTTCTCAGTCTCTCCACAAAGACAGCAACCCTTGTGCCAGGGCTTCACTTCGTCCATTTCATTGTCTCAGACTTCAAAATCCATAAAATATGGGCGAATGACGATGGTGCAGCCTGAGCAATGTCATCGTGGCAGATCAGCGTTCGTCTAAGCAGGATAGATTCTACCCAGCGAGCGGCACATTATTCCTGGCCGACACCTCACCCTCAGCCACATGATTCATGACCGTTCAGCAACTCAGACCCCCGACCACTATCGAGCGATGAA from Nitrospira sp. includes the following:
- the flgA gene encoding flagellar basal body P-ring formation protein FlgA, which codes for MVKVGIVLMSLWVGCLSWTSVASAGTRVDTRTVTPVNAGHEMRSVEKERERPTMQELKAELLQGAIHQYLEHAWSHKVRTITVAVLDPAEPISVPPGIIEFQVLSTGSDDGLGRRVFPVAVTVGGKAWKTIQVLADVSAMIDAIVPARLLKTEELIDDADLKTARIRIHQWNHPFLTDRDEVIGKSAARPLPPDTPLRPTFVKLPLVVKKGDRVMIEARRGGLSIQTYGITKSSGQVGQTIMVANLDSGRELRAKVVAPSLVQVEF
- the flgG gene encoding flagellar basal-body rod protein FlgG; its protein translation is MIRAMWTAATGMTAQQINVDTIAHNLANVNTNSFKRSRAEFADLVYQIQRLPGTNASNVGVFPVGIQVGTGVRPTTVAKEWLQGNMRQTNNETDLAIDGNGFFQVSRPDGTIMYTRNGSFKRDNVGNLVTGDGDLLNPVITIPSGALKVDIGQDGTVSVLLPGVTQASQVGQIQLTRFDNPSGLVAMGNNLFIDSFASGPPTQGTGGFTTGFGTIQQGFLESSNVNLAEEMVNMIIAQRSYEINSKTIQASDEMMSIANNLRR
- the flgF gene encoding flagellar basal-body rod protein FlgF; amino-acid sequence: MNRGIYPILSGALAHERRMQVFANNMANVNTAGFKQDEQAFQAIFPRYQAVIPTISQSAGLAQQIVARPFGATERAFVAPHTMKTTFEAGRIRLTGNPLDLAIQGRGFLEVETPQGVRYTRNGMLSLDNQRRLVNGLGYPVMGSKGEIKIPAGKLEITPQGDIRVDEKPVATIKIMDFPDEAMPVKSAEGLFTSDKGKPVKNPQILAGHIEESNVNSIGEMVKMIEGMRSYESAQKLIQTLDRMAEVAIQDIGRVA